One genomic segment of Streptomyces liangshanensis includes these proteins:
- the rpsN gene encoding 30S ribosomal protein S14, with translation MAKKSKIVRNERRKVIVERYAVRRAELKEILRRPGTPEAERDAARAELLRQPRDASATRVRNRDSVDGRPRGHLRKFGISRVRLREQAHAGFLPGVRKSSW, from the coding sequence ATGGCGAAGAAGAGCAAGATCGTCCGCAACGAGCGGCGCAAGGTGATCGTCGAGCGGTACGCGGTACGGCGCGCCGAACTCAAGGAGATCCTGCGGCGCCCCGGCACACCCGAGGCCGAACGGGACGCGGCGCGCGCGGAGTTGCTGCGCCAGCCGCGGGACGCCAGTGCGACGCGGGTGCGGAACAGGGACAGCGTGGACGGGCGGCCCCGCGGTCACCTCAGGAAGTTCGGCATCTCCCGGGTCCGGCTGCGCGAGCAGGCGCACGCGGGGTTCCTGCCGGGGGTGCGCAAGTCGTCCTGGTAG
- a CDS encoding glycoside hydrolase family 3 protein, with product MSSSKRSEELRRLALSVLQPGFVGTEAPEWILRDIRDGLASVVLFARNIVSPEQVARLTSQLRAEKPSLIIAIDEEAGDVTRIESSTGSTRPGNFALGAVDDPELTESVARDLGRQLHASGVSLNYAPSVDVNSNPDNPIIGVRSFGVDAGLVSRHAAAWIQGLQSGGVAACAKHFPGHGDVAVDSHHGLPTYDADLDEIAAQALPPFRAALEAGVRAVMSAHLLVPAYDPDLPATLSSRVLNGLLRKELGFDGLIVTDAIEMGAVTNRYGIEGATVMAVAAGADAICVGGESAEESTVALLADALVRAVSSGDLAEDRLAEASRRVAEFAEWSTRLGQGVPVDPVSGDIGFVAARRAIRTSGTTQGVLPLAAAPHVVELVPSNNLAIGKETPWGVAVPLRERLPGTTFVRVHHQQLEADSTVLEKHALAPASGRPIVLVVRDASRNKWMGRALADLTAARPDAIVVEMGLPGSAVPGALQIFTHGATAASGVAAAEVLVGA from the coding sequence ATGTCCTCCAGCAAGCGCAGCGAAGAGCTGCGGCGACTCGCGCTCTCCGTCCTCCAGCCGGGCTTCGTGGGCACCGAGGCGCCGGAGTGGATCCTGCGCGACATCCGTGACGGTCTGGCCTCCGTCGTGCTCTTCGCGCGCAACATCGTGTCGCCGGAACAGGTCGCCCGCCTGACGTCCCAACTCCGCGCCGAGAAGCCCTCGTTGATCATCGCCATCGACGAGGAGGCGGGGGACGTCACCCGCATCGAGTCGTCGACCGGATCCACCCGGCCCGGCAACTTCGCCCTCGGCGCCGTGGACGACCCCGAGCTGACCGAGTCCGTCGCGCGCGACCTGGGCCGCCAGCTCCACGCGTCCGGCGTGAGCCTCAACTACGCGCCCAGCGTGGACGTCAACTCCAACCCCGACAACCCGATCATCGGCGTCAGGTCCTTCGGCGTCGACGCGGGCCTGGTCTCCCGGCACGCCGCCGCGTGGATCCAGGGCCTCCAGTCGGGCGGGGTCGCCGCCTGCGCCAAGCACTTCCCGGGCCACGGGGACGTCGCCGTCGACTCCCACCACGGCCTGCCCACCTACGACGCGGACCTCGACGAGATCGCCGCGCAGGCACTGCCCCCGTTCCGGGCCGCGCTGGAGGCGGGGGTGCGCGCGGTCATGAGCGCCCACCTCCTCGTCCCCGCGTACGACCCCGACCTGCCGGCCACTCTCAGCAGCCGGGTCCTCAACGGCCTGCTCCGCAAGGAACTCGGCTTCGACGGACTGATCGTCACCGACGCCATCGAGATGGGCGCGGTGACGAACCGTTACGGGATCGAGGGCGCCACGGTCATGGCCGTCGCCGCCGGGGCCGACGCGATCTGCGTGGGCGGCGAGAGCGCGGAGGAGTCCACCGTCGCCCTCCTCGCCGACGCCCTCGTCCGCGCGGTGTCCTCCGGGGACCTCGCCGAGGACCGCCTCGCGGAAGCCTCCCGCCGGGTCGCCGAGTTCGCCGAGTGGTCCACGCGCCTGGGCCAGGGCGTGCCGGTCGACCCCGTCAGCGGCGACATCGGCTTCGTCGCCGCGCGGCGCGCGATCCGTACGAGCGGTACGACGCAGGGCGTCCTCCCGCTGGCGGCCGCGCCCCACGTGGTGGAGCTGGTGCCGTCCAACAACCTGGCCATCGGCAAGGAGACGCCGTGGGGCGTCGCCGTACCGCTGCGCGAGCGGCTGCCGGGAACGACCTTCGTACGCGTGCACCACCAGCAGTTGGAGGCGGACTCCACCGTCCTGGAGAAGCACGCGCTGGCGCCCGCGTCGGGCCGGCCGATCGTCCTGGTCGTACGGGACGCCTCCCGGAACAAGTGGATGGGACGCGCCCTCGCGGACCTCACGGCGGCGCGCCCCGACGCGATCGTGGTGGAGATGGGCCTGCCCGGCTCGGCCGTCCCCGGCGCTCTCCAGATCTTCACGCACGGCGCGACCGCGGCCTCGGGCGTCGCGGCGGCCGAGGTCCTGGTCGGCGCCTGA
- a CDS encoding NADP-dependent oxidoreductase — translation MKAIEFEEFGGPEVLRLKDIDEPHAGPGQVRVAVKAAGVNPMDYKIRHGWLKDFFPTPLPYVPGLEFAGVVDETGEGVTEYAVGDEVLGWCATGSYAEYALADVIAPKPAGLGWAEAAAVPIAGETANRVLDLLAVADGETLLLHGASGGVGAVAAQLAVARGVNVIGTAAPANHDYVRSLGAVPVAYGEGLVERVRKVAPQGVDAVFDAAGRGALPDSIELRGGTTDRIVTIADGEAAAYGVTMTSGAPDDESRRDSLVRTARLAADGDLLLRIAETYPLAGAAEAQARIEQGGANGKLVIVP, via the coding sequence ATGAAGGCGATCGAGTTCGAGGAGTTCGGCGGCCCCGAGGTACTGCGCCTCAAGGACATCGACGAACCGCACGCGGGCCCCGGCCAGGTCCGGGTGGCCGTGAAGGCCGCCGGCGTCAACCCGATGGACTACAAGATCCGCCACGGATGGCTGAAAGATTTCTTCCCCACCCCGCTGCCGTACGTCCCCGGCCTCGAATTCGCCGGTGTCGTCGACGAGACCGGTGAGGGAGTGACGGAGTACGCCGTCGGCGACGAGGTGCTGGGGTGGTGCGCCACCGGTTCGTACGCCGAGTACGCCCTCGCCGACGTCATCGCCCCCAAGCCCGCCGGCCTCGGCTGGGCGGAGGCCGCGGCCGTCCCGATCGCCGGGGAGACCGCGAACCGGGTGCTGGACCTGCTGGCGGTGGCCGACGGCGAGACCCTGCTCCTGCACGGCGCGTCCGGCGGCGTCGGCGCGGTCGCCGCCCAGCTCGCGGTGGCGCGCGGCGTCAACGTCATCGGCACGGCGGCCCCGGCGAACCACGACTACGTGCGCTCGCTGGGCGCCGTCCCCGTGGCGTACGGCGAGGGTCTCGTCGAACGGGTCCGCAAGGTCGCGCCCCAGGGCGTGGACGCCGTCTTCGACGCGGCGGGCCGGGGCGCGCTGCCCGACTCGATCGAACTGCGCGGCGGTACGACCGACCGCATCGTCACCATCGCCGACGGGGAGGCCGCCGCGTACGGCGTGACGATGACGTCCGGCGCGCCGGACGACGAGTCGCGGCGGGACTCCCTGGTACGGACCGCCCGGCTGGCGGCGGACGGCGACCTGCTCCTCCGGATCGCGGAGACGTACCCGCTGGCCGGCGCGGCCGAGGCACAGGCGCGGATCGAGCAGGGCGGCGCGAACGGAAAGCTGGTGATCGTGCCGTAA
- a CDS encoding heavy metal-binding domain-containing protein has protein sequence MTVPWSGAGLPPAAELRITEAQRSGTWSSALSTSAFAAIRSVGFEPVGQAMGSTVYQVGRAGRFWGYYDCLYLGAGYTMSSAPGQVALSGDDAPSAGLVHVFDEARRTALGRLAAECTALGGDGVVAAEFTMAPFPSQPNCLEFKVIGTAVRARGEVRAPRPFTCHLDGQGFAKLVAAGWVPVELLVGMSIGVRHDDFGTRSQAFSWNNTEVGAWSELVGDVRADARHQLELQGTRAGGDGVVLASGDLRIWRESCVRASRYGTEAEDHVAESTMIGTTIARFRTRAERPPTLAVMPLGRRGERLRRRLAAMEASPYGDPAERRRLGAELEELGDQG, from the coding sequence ATGACGGTCCCATGGAGCGGCGCAGGCCTGCCCCCCGCCGCCGAGCTGCGCATCACCGAGGCCCAACGAAGCGGAACGTGGTCGTCCGCGCTCTCCACCAGCGCCTTCGCGGCGATCCGCTCGGTGGGTTTCGAGCCGGTCGGGCAGGCGATGGGGTCGACGGTCTACCAGGTCGGGCGCGCGGGGCGGTTCTGGGGCTACTACGACTGCCTCTACCTCGGGGCCGGCTACACGATGTCGTCCGCGCCCGGCCAGGTGGCCCTGTCCGGGGACGACGCCCCGTCGGCCGGGCTCGTGCACGTGTTCGACGAGGCGCGCCGTACCGCACTGGGCAGGCTGGCGGCGGAGTGCACGGCGCTGGGCGGCGACGGGGTGGTGGCGGCGGAGTTCACCATGGCGCCCTTTCCCTCGCAGCCGAACTGCCTGGAGTTCAAGGTGATCGGTACGGCCGTCCGGGCCAGGGGTGAGGTCCGGGCCCCGCGCCCCTTCACGTGCCACCTGGACGGCCAGGGCTTTGCGAAGCTCGTCGCGGCGGGCTGGGTGCCGGTGGAACTGCTGGTCGGCATGTCGATCGGCGTACGCCACGACGACTTCGGCACCCGCTCCCAGGCGTTCTCGTGGAACAACACCGAGGTCGGCGCGTGGAGCGAGCTGGTCGGGGACGTACGGGCCGACGCCCGGCACCAGCTGGAGCTGCAAGGGACCCGGGCCGGGGGCGACGGCGTGGTCCTGGCCAGCGGTGACCTGCGGATCTGGCGGGAGTCGTGCGTACGGGCATCGCGGTACGGCACCGAGGCGGAGGACCACGTGGCCGAGTCGACGATGATCGGCACGACCATCGCCCGCTTCCGGACGCGCGCGGAACGGCCGCCGACGCTCGCCGTGATGCCGCTGGGGCGGCGGGGCGAACGACTGCGGCGGCGGCTCGCGGCGATGGAGGCCAGTCCGTACGGGGATCCGGCCGAGCGCCGCCGGCTCGGCGCGGAACTGGAGGAGTTGGGCGACCAGGGATGA
- a CDS encoding bifunctional 3'-5' exonuclease/DNA polymerase has product MTDRWAVAPTDGGGALLAPLGADGRPAGPVLREPDLVAAVRQRLPEVGRWVWRSTAETYPRLLAAGVRVERCYDIEAAEQLLLGHEGRLGEPRSAAAAWARLRNGPVPPDPPPRSAAPGSQSSLFEQHAGADVPFEGLLEVYARQQDRHGEAEHPGRMRLLTASESAGMLVAAEMHRAGLPWRADVHREVLNELLGERYAGGGEPRRLAELADEVSAAFGRRVRPDLPADVVKAFAQAGIKVRSTRRWELAEIDHPAVEPLIQYKKLYRIWTAHGWGWLQDWVRDGRFRPEYLPGGTVSGRWTTNGGGALQIPKVIRRAVVADEGWRLVVADADQMEPRVLAAISRDPGLMEVAGHGGDLYTALSDRAFAGDRDHAKVALLGAIYGQTSGDGLKNLAALRRRFPLAVAYVDDAAKAGEEGQLVRTWLGRTSPRAAGAEDDGEAGIPQEGGEAASGDGEFTPGYASTNGRARGRFTRNFVVQGSAADWALLMLAALRRSTAGLRAELVFFQHDEVIVHCPEEETAEVTKAIHAAGELAGRIAFGETPVRFPFTTATVERYFDAK; this is encoded by the coding sequence ATGACCGATCGATGGGCTGTCGCGCCGACGGACGGCGGCGGCGCGCTGCTCGCCCCGCTGGGCGCGGACGGGCGTCCGGCCGGGCCCGTGCTGCGGGAGCCCGACCTGGTCGCGGCGGTCAGGCAGCGGCTGCCGGAGGTCGGCCGGTGGGTGTGGCGGTCGACGGCGGAGACGTATCCGCGCCTGCTGGCGGCGGGGGTACGGGTGGAGCGGTGCTACGACATCGAGGCGGCCGAGCAGCTCCTCCTCGGCCACGAGGGCCGGCTCGGCGAGCCCCGGTCGGCGGCGGCGGCCTGGGCGCGGCTGCGCAACGGGCCCGTACCGCCCGATCCGCCGCCGCGCTCGGCGGCGCCGGGGTCGCAGTCGTCGCTGTTCGAGCAGCACGCGGGCGCGGACGTCCCGTTCGAGGGCCTGTTGGAGGTGTACGCGCGGCAGCAGGATCGGCACGGGGAGGCCGAGCACCCGGGGCGGATGCGGTTGCTGACGGCGTCGGAGTCGGCGGGGATGCTGGTGGCCGCCGAGATGCACCGCGCGGGGCTGCCGTGGCGGGCGGACGTGCACCGCGAGGTGTTGAACGAGCTGCTGGGCGAGCGGTACGCGGGCGGGGGCGAGCCGCGGCGGCTGGCGGAGCTGGCGGACGAGGTGTCGGCGGCGTTCGGGCGGCGGGTGCGTCCTGACCTGCCGGCCGACGTGGTGAAGGCGTTCGCGCAGGCCGGGATCAAGGTGAGGTCGACGCGGCGCTGGGAGCTGGCGGAGATCGACCATCCGGCGGTGGAGCCGCTGATCCAGTACAAGAAGCTGTACCGGATCTGGACGGCGCACGGCTGGGGGTGGCTCCAGGACTGGGTACGGGACGGCCGCTTCCGGCCGGAGTACCTGCCGGGCGGTACGGTCTCCGGCCGCTGGACGACCAACGGCGGCGGGGCCCTCCAGATCCCCAAGGTGATACGGCGGGCCGTCGTCGCGGACGAGGGGTGGCGGCTGGTCGTGGCGGACGCGGACCAGATGGAGCCCCGGGTGCTGGCCGCGATCTCGCGCGACCCGGGCCTGATGGAGGTGGCCGGGCACGGCGGCGACCTGTACACGGCCCTGTCCGACCGCGCGTTCGCGGGCGACCGCGACCACGCGAAGGTCGCTCTGCTGGGCGCGATCTACGGCCAGACGTCGGGCGACGGGTTGAAGAACCTGGCGGCGCTGCGGCGCAGGTTCCCGCTGGCCGTGGCGTACGTGGACGACGCGGCGAAGGCGGGCGAGGAGGGCCAGCTCGTACGGACGTGGCTGGGGCGCACGAGCCCGCGCGCGGCCGGGGCGGAGGACGACGGGGAGGCGGGGATCCCGCAGGAGGGCGGCGAAGCGGCGTCCGGGGACGGCGAGTTCACCCCCGGGTACGCGTCGACGAACGGGCGGGCGCGCGGGCGCTTCACGCGGAACTTCGTCGTGCAGGGCAGCGCCGCGGACTGGGCGCTGCTGATGCTGGCGGCGCTGCGGCGGTCGACGGCGGGACTGCGGGCGGAGCTGGTGTTCTTCCAGCACGACGAGGTGATCGTGCACTGCCCGGAGGAGGAGACGGCGGAGGTGACGAAGGCGATCCACGCGGCAGGCGAACTGGCAGGCCGCATCGCCTTCGGCGAGACACCGGTGAGGTTCCCGTTCACGACGGCAACGGTGGAGCGCTACTTCGACGCGAAGTAA
- a CDS encoding SigE family RNA polymerase sigma factor, with product MGVRGRSGGEIVRTTRADDFKQFAAGRTNPLFRSACLLTSGDTHLAEDLVQETLGRMYALWGRVARIDNPAGYAQTVLVRTFLTHRRRRSATERPVEAIPEAVLHSADDPALRVALLAALGRLAPKDRAVVVLRYWEDRSIEETAEAMQCSPAAVRTRSVRALAKLREQLGGAFAEFADH from the coding sequence ATGGGGGTGAGGGGGCGGAGCGGCGGCGAGATCGTGCGCACGACCCGCGCGGACGATTTCAAACAGTTCGCGGCCGGCCGCACGAACCCCCTGTTCCGCTCCGCGTGCCTGCTGACCAGCGGGGACACGCATCTCGCCGAGGACCTGGTGCAGGAGACCCTCGGCCGGATGTACGCGCTGTGGGGGCGCGTCGCCCGCATCGACAACCCGGCGGGGTACGCCCAGACCGTCCTGGTCCGTACGTTCCTCACCCACCGGCGGCGGCGCTCGGCCACCGAACGTCCCGTCGAGGCGATACCCGAGGCCGTCCTCCACTCGGCCGACGACCCCGCGCTGCGCGTGGCGCTCCTCGCCGCGCTCGGCCGGCTCGCGCCGAAGGACCGGGCGGTGGTGGTGCTGCGGTACTGGGAGGACCGCAGCATCGAGGAGACCGCCGAGGCGATGCAGTGCAGTCCGGCGGCCGTACGCACCCGTTCGGTACGGGCGCTGGCGAAGCTGCGCGAGCAACTGGGCGGAGCCTTCGCCGAGTTCGCCGACCACTGA
- the rpmG gene encoding 50S ribosomal protein L33 has protein sequence MARNELRPIVKLRSTAGTGFTYVTRKNRRNNPDRMTLRKYDPVVRRHVDFREER, from the coding sequence ATGGCCCGCAACGAACTACGCCCGATCGTCAAGCTCCGGTCCACGGCGGGGACCGGCTTCACGTACGTGACCCGCAAGAACCGCCGCAACAACCCCGACCGCATGACCCTGCGCAAGTACGACCCGGTCGTCCGCCGGCACGTCGACTTCCGCGAAGAACGCTGA
- a CDS encoding phytanoyl-CoA dioxygenase family protein, producing MSEPDNYLYRAPSDVPYFSSDGETYLAQTQLRDLRKTQKLRVLSEEDFAFWQTYGYIVVKEAIPAVSAKQLLDFAWEFQGLDPERPDTWYEEKEFRSDLERELHIYGFVEAYHHQLIWDNRQTQRVYDAFADVWDCEELWVSLDRLNLNPPNVKNRDRAHIAPTERGFDIDLHWDVDTTLGVLPQRVQGIIALDDTRPDHGGFQCNPELFRRFDPWRVAQPADRDPIRPQVDRTEFPVIRPELEAGDLLIWNGLLAHGVAPNTSDNGVRAVQYLTMMPALESHRELRRSRVESWRHLRTPEWNKTLVGDATKHESLRYGAAELTDLGAKLLGLESWGKQDRELSTGDTACAESA from the coding sequence ATGTCGGAGCCCGACAACTATCTCTATCGAGCGCCTTCGGACGTCCCGTATTTCAGTTCGGACGGCGAAACCTATCTCGCGCAGACGCAGTTGCGGGATCTCCGGAAGACACAGAAGCTCCGCGTGCTGTCGGAGGAGGACTTCGCCTTCTGGCAGACGTACGGCTACATCGTGGTGAAGGAAGCGATCCCGGCCGTTTCCGCGAAACAACTCCTCGATTTCGCCTGGGAGTTCCAGGGCCTTGATCCGGAACGGCCCGACACGTGGTACGAGGAGAAGGAGTTCCGCTCCGACCTCGAACGCGAACTGCACATCTACGGCTTCGTCGAGGCGTACCACCACCAGCTCATCTGGGACAACCGCCAGACGCAGCGCGTGTACGACGCGTTCGCCGACGTGTGGGACTGCGAAGAGCTCTGGGTGAGCCTGGACCGGCTCAACCTCAACCCGCCCAACGTCAAGAACCGCGACCGCGCGCACATCGCGCCCACGGAGCGGGGCTTCGACATCGACCTCCACTGGGACGTCGACACCACGCTCGGGGTGCTGCCGCAGCGGGTGCAGGGGATCATCGCGCTCGACGACACGCGGCCGGACCACGGCGGCTTCCAGTGCAACCCCGAGCTGTTCCGGCGGTTCGACCCCTGGCGGGTGGCCCAGCCGGCCGACCGGGACCCGATCAGGCCGCAGGTCGACCGTACGGAATTCCCCGTGATCCGGCCCGAGTTGGAGGCCGGCGACCTGCTGATCTGGAACGGCCTGCTGGCGCACGGAGTGGCCCCCAACACCTCCGACAACGGTGTCAGGGCGGTCCAGTACCTCACCATGATGCCCGCCCTGGAATCGCACCGGGAACTGCGGCGTTCGCGCGTCGAGTCGTGGCGCCACCTCCGTACCCCGGAGTGGAACAAGACGCTGGTCGGCGACGCCACGAAGCACGAATCGCTCCGGTACGGGGCCGCCGAGCTGACCGACCTGGGTGCCAAACTGCTGGGTCTCGAATCCTGGGGCAAGCAGGACCGCGAACTGTCGACCGGGGACACCGCGTGCGCAGAATCTGCCTGA
- a CDS encoding sugar O-acetyltransferase, with product MGENKRRMLAGEWYVADDEELGADTERRFALCAAYNAGGGAAPADRAGILAELLGSVGERVNIRPPFHCDFGTYISVGDRTFVNFNAVFLDAAPITIGADVKIGPNVQLLTPLHELDTERRRAGWERAAPITIGDNVWLGGGVIVCPGVTIGENTVVGAGAVVTKDLPAGVLAVGNPARVIRSLTGPESG from the coding sequence GTGGGCGAGAACAAGCGGCGCATGCTGGCCGGGGAGTGGTACGTCGCGGACGACGAGGAGCTGGGCGCGGACACCGAGCGGCGCTTCGCGCTCTGCGCGGCGTACAACGCCGGCGGCGGCGCGGCGCCCGCCGACCGGGCGGGGATCCTGGCGGAGCTGCTCGGTTCGGTCGGTGAGCGGGTGAACATCCGGCCGCCGTTCCACTGCGACTTCGGTACGTACATCAGCGTCGGGGACCGTACGTTCGTCAACTTCAACGCGGTGTTCCTGGACGCGGCACCGATCACGATCGGGGCGGACGTCAAGATCGGCCCGAACGTCCAACTGCTCACGCCGCTCCACGAACTGGACACGGAACGGCGGCGGGCGGGGTGGGAGCGGGCGGCTCCGATCACCATCGGGGACAACGTGTGGCTGGGGGGCGGGGTGATCGTCTGCCCCGGGGTGACGATCGGCGAGAACACGGTGGTGGGGGCGGGGGCCGTGGTGACGAAGGACCTGCCGGCGGGGGTGCTGGCGGTGGGGAATCCGGCGCGGGTGATCCGGTCGCTGACGGGGCCGGAGTCTGGCTGA
- a CDS encoding DUF2786 domain-containing protein produces the protein MSEAGTRTVERALAALLATGGRGRDGGEGVDTGASLLAADPTADAELRRRGEGFVRLAWERGWQPADVVRLVRRDLDETHVRLVTDLITAETEGYERLPPRWSGQLADLAADVGQERPRTDRFSHATAVLELYLLLVRLPALEPVGPVPGTPLHLPPAEGEPRMLTRIRALLAKAEATGYPPEAEALTAKAQELMARHSIDDALLADRTLRGDVPGACRIGVDAPYETAKAILLDAVATANRCRAVWNSAYGFSTVVGFEADLTAVELLHTSLLVQGTAAMTRAEAEQRAAGRKRTKTFRQSFLMAYAHRMGERLASATEHVTADAGAHPGEGSAALLPVLAARDVAVEDRTDRMFPETVATRVRGVTDAAGWTHGTSAADAARVPGGGGTGGGGTGDGRGRIRPGTDRR, from the coding sequence ATGAGCGAGGCCGGCACACGGACCGTCGAGCGGGCCCTCGCCGCCCTCCTGGCCACCGGCGGCCGGGGCCGCGACGGCGGCGAGGGCGTCGACACCGGCGCTTCCCTCCTCGCCGCCGACCCCACCGCCGACGCCGAGCTGCGCCGGCGCGGCGAGGGGTTCGTCCGGCTGGCCTGGGAGCGCGGCTGGCAGCCCGCCGACGTCGTACGGCTGGTCCGCCGCGACCTCGACGAGACACACGTCCGGCTGGTCACCGACCTGATCACGGCGGAGACGGAGGGGTACGAGCGGCTCCCGCCGCGCTGGTCCGGCCAGCTCGCCGACCTCGCCGCCGACGTGGGCCAGGAGCGGCCAAGGACCGACCGCTTCTCGCACGCCACCGCCGTACTGGAGCTCTACCTGCTGCTCGTCCGCCTGCCCGCCCTCGAACCGGTCGGTCCCGTCCCGGGCACCCCCCTGCACCTGCCGCCCGCCGAGGGCGAGCCCCGCATGCTCACCCGGATCCGCGCGCTGCTCGCGAAGGCGGAGGCGACGGGCTACCCGCCGGAGGCCGAGGCGCTCACCGCCAAGGCGCAGGAGCTGATGGCCCGGCACAGCATCGACGACGCGCTCCTCGCCGACCGGACGCTGCGCGGTGACGTGCCCGGCGCGTGCCGGATCGGGGTGGACGCGCCGTACGAGACGGCGAAGGCGATCCTGCTCGACGCCGTCGCCACCGCCAACCGCTGCCGCGCGGTGTGGAACAGCGCGTACGGCTTCTCCACCGTCGTCGGCTTCGAGGCCGACCTGACGGCGGTCGAACTGCTGCACACGTCGTTGCTGGTGCAGGGGACGGCGGCGATGACCCGCGCCGAGGCCGAGCAGCGGGCGGCGGGGCGCAAGCGGACGAAGACCTTCCGGCAGTCGTTCCTGATGGCGTACGCGCATCGCATGGGCGAACGGCTGGCCTCGGCGACCGAGCACGTCACGGCGGACGCCGGCGCGCACCCGGGGGAGGGGTCCGCCGCCCTGCTGCCGGTGCTGGCCGCGCGGGACGTGGCGGTCGAGGACCGTACGGACCGGATGTTCCCCGAGACGGTCGCGACCCGGGTGCGCGGGGTGACCGACGCGGCGGGCTGGACGCACGGCACGTCGGCGGCGGACGCGGCGCGGGTGCCGGGCGGCGGGGGCACGGGCGGCGGGGGTACGGGGGACGGGCGCGGCCGGATCCGCCCGGGGACGGACCGGCGCTGA
- the rpmB gene encoding 50S ribosomal protein L28 has product MSAHCQLTGAKPGFGNQISHSHRRTSRRFDPNIQRKRYWLAGEGRYVRLTLSAKGIKTIDSIGIEAAVARIRARGVKV; this is encoded by the coding sequence TTGTCCGCCCATTGCCAGCTGACCGGTGCCAAGCCCGGATTCGGCAACCAGATCTCCCACTCGCACCGGCGCACCTCCCGCCGGTTCGACCCGAACATCCAGCGCAAGCGCTACTGGCTCGCCGGCGAGGGCCGGTACGTACGCCTCACGCTCAGCGCGAAGGGCATCAAGACCATCGACTCGATCGGCATCGAGGCCGCCGTGGCCCGGATCCGCGCCCGCGGGGTGAAGGTCTGA
- a CDS encoding heavy metal-binding domain-containing protein — translation MSGDSADEGTYDVGPMDAAPDPGAAPGDQGVPVDAMRRLAALEPGKAGSIFTSDLSVNEFLLVREVGFRPIGLVLGSSIYHVGIQLGRWNKNQELETLSQAMYHARELAMTRMEAEAAQLGADGIVGVRLSVEAREFGNDIAEFIAIGTAVKSDHPAPGGTAWRNNKGQPFTSDLSGQDFWTLIRAGYAPLGMVMGTCVYHIAHQRMGSTFSNFGKNVEIEKFTQALYDARELAMARMQAEAEELDAEGVVGVQLNAHNHRWGGHTTEFFSIGTAVRPLRSDHEIERPTMVLSLDG, via the coding sequence GTGAGTGGTGACAGCGCGGACGAGGGTACGTACGACGTCGGCCCCATGGACGCGGCGCCGGATCCCGGCGCCGCCCCGGGCGACCAGGGCGTCCCGGTCGACGCCATGCGCAGGCTGGCGGCGCTGGAGCCGGGGAAGGCCGGTTCGATCTTCACGAGCGACCTGTCGGTGAACGAGTTCCTGCTCGTACGGGAAGTGGGCTTCCGGCCCATCGGCCTGGTGCTCGGCAGCTCGATCTACCACGTGGGCATCCAGCTCGGCCGGTGGAACAAGAACCAGGAACTGGAGACCCTCAGCCAGGCGATGTACCACGCCCGCGAGTTGGCCATGACCCGGATGGAGGCCGAGGCCGCGCAACTGGGCGCGGACGGCATCGTCGGGGTGCGACTGAGCGTCGAGGCACGGGAGTTCGGCAACGACATCGCCGAGTTCATCGCCATCGGCACGGCCGTGAAGTCCGACCACCCCGCGCCGGGCGGCACGGCCTGGCGCAACAACAAGGGCCAGCCCTTCACCTCGGACCTCTCGGGCCAGGACTTCTGGACCCTGATCCGGGCGGGCTACGCGCCGCTCGGCATGGTGATGGGCACCTGCGTCTACCACATCGCGCACCAGCGGATGGGGTCCACGTTCTCCAACTTCGGCAAGAACGTGGAGATCGAGAAGTTCACCCAGGCCCTCTACGACGCCCGCGAGTTGGCCATGGCGCGGATGCAGGCGGAGGCGGAGGAGCTGGACGCGGAGGGTGTGGTCGGCGTGCAGCTGAACGCGCACAACCACCGCTGGGGCGGGCACACCACGGAGTTCTTCTCGATCGGTACGGCGGTACGGCCGCTGCGCTCCGACCACGAGATCGAACGTCCGACGATGGTGCTGAGCCTGGATGGGTGA